The genomic segment AGACGGCGATCATCGGCGGCCAGATGGCGCGACGCTACAAGGTGCCCTACCGCACCTCCAACACCAATGCCGCCAATACGGTCGACGCGCAGGCCGCTTATGAATCGGTGTTCTCGCTGTGGGGCGCGGTCATGGGCGGGGGCAATTTCGTCAAGCACGCCGCGGGCTGGCTGGAGGGCGGGCTCGTCGCCTCCTTCGAGAAGTTCATCCTCGACGTCGACCTCCTGCAGATGGTGTGCGAGTTCCTCAAGCCCGTGGAGGTCGATCCGGACTCGCTCGCCCTCGACGCCATGCGCGAGGTGGGCCCCGGCGGCCATTTCTTCGGCGCCATGCACACCCAGGAGCGCTATCGCACGGCCTTCTACGCGCCGCTCGTCTCCGACTGGCGCAACCACCAGGCCTGGGAAGAGGCCGGTTCGCCGCGCGCCTGGCAGAAGGCCAACGCCGTCTTCAAGCAGGCGCTCGCCGAATACGAGCCGCCGCCCCTCGACCCCGCCATCAAGGACGAGCTCGACGCCTTCGTCGCCCGCCGCATCGAGGAAGGCGGCGCACCGACGGATTTCTGAGGGGGGCTGCGATGTGCCAGCGTCCCTTGCCGGCCCCTGTCCCGGCTCCGCAACCTGATTGCGCTTGCTCTTCGTCGTCCCCGCGAAAGCGGGAATCCATGTCTGGTGACGTGGTTGATGGATCCCCGCTTTCGCGGGGATGACGAACGACAAAGGCCGCATGCGGCAGTTCTGCTGTCGAAAGCCGTCCCGGCCCTCACGCCGGCCGGCGGCGGCGCTTGCGGGCGGTGCGGCCATCGGCTTCCGCGAAGGTGACGTGCTTGGGCGGGGGCAGCTTCACCGCCTGCCTCAGATTGGCGTAGGCCGCCGTCTTGTGCGGGAAGGCCATGGCGGCCACGAAATGCTCCTGGAAGCGCGGCTCGATGGCGGTCTCGATCTTTTCGATGCGCTTGACCACCTCCTCGATCTCGCGGCGCGCATTGTTGTTCAAAAGCGCGATGCGCGCGCCCGTGCTCGCCGCGTTGCCGGCGGATGCGACCTTGTCGAGCGGGCAGTCGGGGATCATGCCGAGGATCATGGCGTGGGTCACGTCGATATGGCTGCCGAAGGCGCCGGCCAGCGTGATCCGGTCCACATGGTCGATCTCCATCTGGTCCATGAGGAGCTGCGCGCCGGCATGGAGCGCGGCCTTGGCGAGCTGGATCTGGCGGATATCGGTCTGGGTGATGCGGATCTCCGGCTCGCCCTCGCGGATGAGGTAGGAGAAGGTGCGCCCGTCCGGCTGGACGCGCCCCGTCTTGGCGGCGAGCGCGCCGTCGATCACGCCCTCATGCGAGATGATGCCGGCGAGATACATCTCCGCCAGCGCCTCGATGATGCCGGAGCCGCAGATGCCCGTGATGCCGGTGCGCTCCGTCGCCTCCTCGAAGCCCGGCTCGTCGGACCACAGGTCCGAGCCGATGATCTTGTAGCGCGGTTCCAGCGTCTCCGGGTCGATGCGGATGCGTTCGATGGCGCCGGGCGCCGCGCGCTGGCCGGAGGCGATCTGCGCGCCCTCGAAGGCGGGGCCGGTGGGCGAGGAGCAGGCGAGCAGCCGGTGGCGGTTGCCGAGCACGATCTCCGCATTGGTGCCGACATCGACGATCAGCCAGTTCTCGTCCTGGAGATGGGGGCCCTCCGACAGCACCACCGCGGCGGCGTCCGCACCCACATGGCCGGCGATGCAGGGCAGAACGTAGATGCGTGCGTCCGGATGCATGGTGAGCGAAAGCTCGCTCGCCCACAGCGTCTTGGAGCCGGCGGTCGCCAGCGCGAAGGGCGCGCCGCCGAGCTCCGTCGGATCGATGCCGAGAAGCAGGTGGTGCATGATCGGATTGCCGACGAAGACGGCTTCCACGATGTCGGTGAGGTCGATCATCGCCTCCGCCGCCACCTGGCCGATCAGCACATTGATCGCCTCGTGCACGGCGGTCGTCATCTCCTGATCGCCGCCGGGGTTCATCATCACGTAGGAGACCCGGCTCATCAGGTCCTCGCCGAACCGGATCTGCGGGTTCATGAGGCCCTGCGAGGCGATCACCTCGCCGGAGGAGAGGTCGCACAGATGCGCGGCGATGGTGGTCGAGCCCACATCGACGGCGACGCCGTAGATCTTGTCGTGAAAGCCCGGCCATACCGCGACGATGCGGTTATAGGAGCGGATATGGCCGTGATACATGGCGACCGTCACCCGCCACTCGCCCTCGCGCAGCGCCGTCTGCAGATATTGCAGGGTGCGCAGGTCCGTATAGGCCTCCTCGATGCCCCATTGCTCGAAGAGCGCCTCGTAGAGCCGTTCCAGATCGCCGGACGGGTTGTGCATGTCGGGCTCGGTCACGACGACGTAATAGAGCCGCGTGACCGGATCGAGCTCGATGGTGCGCGCCTCCGGGCGCTTGCGCACGACCTGCTTGTGGACCTGGGAGTCCTCGGGCACGTCGACGACGACGTCGCCCATGAGTGTCGCCTGGCAGGACAGCCGCCGCCCGGCCTTCAGCTTGGCGCGCTTGGACTCGTAGCGCTTCTCGTTGACGGAGAAGGGGGAGAGGTGATCGGCCTTGGAGGTGATGCCGTGCTTGGCAAACGAGCCTTCCGAAACGCCGACCTGGCAGCGCCCGCAAATGGCGCGGCCGCCGCACACGGAGTCGATATCGACGCCGAGCGTGCGCGCCGCCTGGAGAAGCGGCGTGCCGAGCGGGAACCGGCCGCGCTTGCCCGACGGGGTGAAGACGACCAGTGCGTCCTGCTTGTCCTGTCGTGCGCTCATCGCGGCCATCCCTTGCCTGTTTCGCCCGTGCCGGTCTAGGCGGAGCGCCGTCGCCGCCTGTTCTCGCGGTCCCGGCGGCGCTGGTCCGCCTCGCTGCCGCCGGCGCCGTCTATGGCGACCGGGGCGGGCTCGCGGAAGGCGCGCACCCAGGCGCGACAGTCCCGGTCGACGCCATTGAGCACATTGGCCGCCATGATCGCGGTCATGTCCTCCGCGTGCAGCGGGTTCATGATTGCAGATGTAAGTCCTGCGGACGCCGCCATCGAGAGGAAGTGCCCGTTGAGAGCGCGCCGGTTGGGCAGACCGAAGGACACGTTGGAGGCGCCGCAGGTGGAGTTCACCTTCAGCTCGTCCTTGAGCCGGCGCAGCAGGTGGAAGACCTGCCGGCCCGCCGTGCCCATGGCGCCGATCGGCATGACCAGCGGATCGACCACCACATCGGCGGGCTTGATGCCGTGATCCTGCGCGCGGTTGACGATCTTCCTGGCGACCTCGAAGCGCACATCCGGATCCTCGGAGATGCCGGTCTCGTCGTTGGAGATCGCCACCACCGCGCAATCGTACTTCTTCACGAGCGGAAGCACGCGCTCCAGGCTCTCGTCCTCGCCGGTGACGGAATTGACCAGCGGGCGGCCCTGATAGGCGGCAAGGCCCGCCTCGAGCGCGTCGATGATGGAGGAATCGATCGACAGCGGCACGTCGACGAGGCTCTGGACGAGCCGGATGGTCTCCGCCAGGATCCGCGGCTCGTCGGCGAGCGGGATGCCGGCATTGACATCGAGCATGATCGCGCCGGCCTGCACCTGGGCGAGCGCGTCCCGCTCGACCGTCGAATAGTCGCCATTGCGCATCTCCTCGGCGAGCTTCTTGCGCCCGGTCGGGTTGATGCGCTCGCCGATCACGCAGAAGGGCCGGTCGAAGCCGATCGCGATCTCCCTGGTGGCCGAAGCCAGCACCGTTTCCGTCATGGCAGTCATCCCTCAACTCGTGCCCGGTCCCGCCGGGACGTTACGGTCTTGTTGGTCGAGAACTCAGTTCGGCCTCGCCCAGCCGCCATTGTCGGCAAGGTTTTTCAGGCGGGGCTTGTCGAAGGCCGCCTCGAACGTGCCGGCGATGCGGTCGGCCTCGGCGGCGAGATCGTCGCCGCAGGGCTCCGCCGCGGCCCGGCGCCATTCGTCCAGATAGGCGTCCGTGCCGGCCGCGCCGCCGCGCATGGCGGCCATGTCTATGGCCTCCTGGAACCGGTCGGAGAGCTGCCTGCGCTCGCACTTGCGGCCCGAGCGCACGATCACCTGGGCGGGGATGTCCCGCCAGAAAACGACAACCACGTCAGCCATCGCTTCGAACCTTCACGATCCATGGCGGCATAGGCCGCGATTGAAGACGGCGCGGGCCGCTGCGAACGCCCCGCCTTTTCAGTCCCTTATGCAGATGGGAAGGGATGGGCGGCCCGCTCTTCCCCGACGGTTCGGCCGGCAAAAACGACACCTTTGCCCCATGGACGCCCTGCGACAGGCTGACGCGTCGTTTCCAGCCCATGTTCCGACGCTTTCGCGCACGGCATCCCGCCCGGCACGGCGGTATCAACCAGGAAACCGGCGTCCGTTGGATGAGGACATGAGGCCATGAGCGATATGGTTCACGACGACGTTCCCACGACCCGCACGGGCCGCAACAGCCGGCGCGGGGGAGGTGCCGAGGCCCGCCGCGCGCGGCGCCAGTCCGGCGGCTCCGCGCATCTGCGCTACATCACCCGCAACATTCCGCTCTACGAGGTCTTGAGCGAGGAAGGCCTCGCCATCATCGAGCGCAATGCCGACACGCTGCTCGAGGAGATCGGCATCGAGTTCCGCGACGACGAAGAGGCGCTCGCCCTGTGGCGCGAGGCCGGCGCGGAGGTGGACGGCACGCGGGTGCGCTTCCCGCGCGGGCTCGTGCGCGAGCTCCTGA from the Kaustia mangrovi genome contains:
- a CDS encoding dihydropteroate synthase, with translation MTAMTETVLASATREIAIGFDRPFCVIGERINPTGRKKLAEEMRNGDYSTVERDALAQVQAGAIMLDVNAGIPLADEPRILAETIRLVQSLVDVPLSIDSSIIDALEAGLAAYQGRPLVNSVTGEDESLERVLPLVKKYDCAVVAISNDETGISEDPDVRFEVARKIVNRAQDHGIKPADVVVDPLVMPIGAMGTAGRQVFHLLRRLKDELKVNSTCGASNVSFGLPNRRALNGHFLSMAASAGLTSAIMNPLHAEDMTAIMAANVLNGVDRDCRAWVRAFREPAPVAIDGAGGSEADQRRRDRENRRRRRSA
- a CDS encoding virulence factor, with amino-acid sequence MADVVVVFWRDIPAQVIVRSGRKCERRQLSDRFQEAIDMAAMRGGAAGTDAYLDEWRRAAAEPCGDDLAAEADRIAGTFEAAFDKPRLKNLADNGGWARPN
- a CDS encoding ASKHA domain-containing protein; translation: MSARQDKQDALVVFTPSGKRGRFPLGTPLLQAARTLGVDIDSVCGGRAICGRCQVGVSEGSFAKHGITSKADHLSPFSVNEKRYESKRAKLKAGRRLSCQATLMGDVVVDVPEDSQVHKQVVRKRPEARTIELDPVTRLYYVVVTEPDMHNPSGDLERLYEALFEQWGIEEAYTDLRTLQYLQTALREGEWRVTVAMYHGHIRSYNRIVAVWPGFHDKIYGVAVDVGSTTIAAHLCDLSSGEVIASQGLMNPQIRFGEDLMSRVSYVMMNPGGDQEMTTAVHEAINVLIGQVAAEAMIDLTDIVEAVFVGNPIMHHLLLGIDPTELGGAPFALATAGSKTLWASELSLTMHPDARIYVLPCIAGHVGADAAAVVLSEGPHLQDENWLIVDVGTNAEIVLGNRHRLLACSSPTGPAFEGAQIASGQRAAPGAIERIRIDPETLEPRYKIIGSDLWSDEPGFEEATERTGITGICGSGIIEALAEMYLAGIISHEGVIDGALAAKTGRVQPDGRTFSYLIREGEPEIRITQTDIRQIQLAKAALHAGAQLLMDQMEIDHVDRITLAGAFGSHIDVTHAMILGMIPDCPLDKVASAGNAASTGARIALLNNNARREIEEVVKRIEKIETAIEPRFQEHFVAAMAFPHKTAAYANLRQAVKLPPPKHVTFAEADGRTARKRRRRPA